From a single Leptospira levettii genomic region:
- a CDS encoding tRNA lysidine(34) synthetase: protein MKKITRTNPSVILTGHHCKDYTESIFLHLTRGGGKKSFYTLPPFDGERFLPLVFLEDHELKDLYEYIKTQLRIFEDESNSDPVYKRNRIRMELLPILEREKWNFYKTYWNFHDRTQLNIQFDGFTSPNQTISPKMFRIPHETWMSLNLSAKKELIDFHLKLMGMYPLYKSGFENFHLQSEGERAFLENKNCYLYKSKFGDLFIIDKKSSAFKKAISYREGNQLTIEWNQNQFRIKDPEERYSLGSWHHGQKIQIRSGNKEISECMRENGIPFFLRTFIPILYFENEPIQILFSLFSKNEKNYPKRIYLER from the coding sequence CTGAAAAAAATTACGAGAACAAATCCATCTGTGATTCTAACAGGTCACCACTGCAAAGATTATACGGAATCTATATTCTTACACCTAACAAGAGGAGGTGGAAAAAAATCGTTTTATACACTTCCTCCCTTTGATGGCGAACGTTTTTTACCTTTAGTATTCTTAGAAGACCATGAATTAAAGGATCTATATGAATATATAAAAACTCAATTGCGAATTTTTGAAGATGAATCAAATTCAGATCCCGTTTACAAACGAAATCGAATCCGAATGGAATTATTACCCATTTTAGAACGAGAGAAATGGAATTTTTATAAAACATATTGGAATTTCCATGATCGAACCCAACTCAATATCCAATTTGATGGTTTCACGAGTCCAAACCAAACGATATCACCCAAAATGTTTCGGATTCCTCATGAAACATGGATGAGTTTAAATTTATCAGCTAAAAAAGAATTAATCGACTTTCATTTAAAACTGATGGGAATGTACCCACTTTATAAATCTGGATTTGAGAATTTCCACCTTCAATCTGAAGGAGAAAGAGCATTTTTAGAAAACAAAAATTGTTATTTATACAAATCAAAGTTTGGTGATCTTTTTATCATTGATAAAAAGTCTTCCGCATTTAAAAAAGCAATCTCTTATCGTGAAGGGAACCAACTTACAATTGAATGGAATCAAAACCAATTTAGAATCAAAGACCCTGAAGAAAGGTATTCACTTGGATCATGGCATCATGGTCAAAAAATTCAAATTCGTTCAGGAAACAAGGAAATTTCAGAATGTATGCGGGAGAATGGTATTCCATTTTTCCTTAGAACTTTTATTCCCATCCTTTATTTTGAGAATGAACCGATTCAAATTTTATTTTCGCTCTTCTCCAAAAACGAAAAGAATTATCCCAAACGAATCTATTTGGAAAGGTGA
- the yihA gene encoding ribosome biogenesis GTP-binding protein YihA/YsxC, whose protein sequence is MHKYSKEIPFPETKFFTSIAKLEEKEDLDSVQSIAFMGRSNSGKSSLLNALSNHRGLAKVSKTPGKTKLINIFRTKVGFNLIDLPGFGYSKASHKEHKDMMNLLEGFLNSWKLLKVLFILCDSQREFPEEELSTIEVAMEKKIKPVVIRTKIDKLNQSGQHKVRTEMEDAMNEIGVPFRVFYISATTGRGIGELREFILETLGIQTKVSKVEP, encoded by the coding sequence ATGCACAAATATTCCAAAGAAATTCCTTTTCCTGAAACCAAATTTTTCACTTCAATTGCCAAATTGGAAGAAAAGGAAGATTTAGATTCGGTTCAATCCATTGCGTTTATGGGAAGATCCAACTCTGGGAAATCTAGTTTGCTCAATGCATTATCGAATCATAGAGGTCTTGCAAAAGTATCAAAAACTCCTGGAAAAACAAAACTAATCAACATTTTCAGAACCAAAGTTGGCTTTAATTTAATCGACTTACCAGGATTTGGTTATTCAAAAGCATCTCACAAAGAACATAAAGATATGATGAATCTTTTAGAAGGATTTCTCAATTCATGGAAACTACTTAAAGTTTTATTTATACTATGTGATTCTCAAAGGGAGTTTCCAGAAGAAGAGTTGTCTACAATCGAAGTAGCAATGGAAAAAAAAATTAAACCCGTTGTGATCAGAACTAAGATTGATAAATTAAACCAAAGTGGACAACACAAAGTACGTACAGAAATGGAAGATGCAATGAATGAGATAGGAGTTCCGTTTCGCGTATTTTATATTTCTGCAACTACGGGAAGAGGAATAGGAGAATTACGAGAATTTATATTAGAAACTCTTGGAATTCAAACAAAGGTATCCAAAGTGGAACCGTAA
- the lsa25 gene encoding surface adhesin Lsa25, with protein sequence MKKLHYCFALLAISLFINCEMKPVDDVFGLSPEETNQLFAGLLANQSLRDNGNGTVTDAISNLVWQKCSHGQVYRSGFNDCLGAPQGSIYNPYDSSRAGAIQVAFCDSKTHACNSINFPQVIQGFSSISIQGTSELYAACQNNHFLGQTWRVPTPIEYQRLVIPGRAATLQFFPSTQEEDYWTAWSNQDDLPGETAFAISFDRQSYGVQRSVVKTQRNYVRCVRQGP encoded by the coding sequence ATGAAAAAACTTCATTACTGTTTTGCTCTTTTGGCAATTTCTTTATTCATCAACTGCGAAATGAAACCTGTAGACGATGTCTTTGGATTAAGTCCAGAAGAAACCAACCAACTTTTCGCAGGCCTCTTGGCAAATCAGAGTTTGCGTGATAATGGTAATGGAACCGTGACCGATGCAATTTCCAATTTAGTTTGGCAAAAATGTTCACACGGACAAGTTTACCGATCGGGATTTAACGATTGTTTGGGGGCTCCTCAAGGATCCATTTACAATCCTTATGATTCCAGTCGTGCTGGTGCAATCCAAGTTGCGTTTTGTGATTCCAAAACTCATGCTTGTAATTCCATCAACTTCCCACAAGTCATCCAAGGATTTTCATCCATCAGTATCCAGGGAACAAGTGAGTTGTATGCTGCATGCCAAAATAATCACTTTTTAGGGCAAACTTGGCGAGTTCCAACACCCATTGAATACCAAAGATTGGTGATTCCTGGACGTGCGGCAACATTGCAGTTTTTTCCATCTACCCAAGAGGAAGATTATTGGACTGCTTGGTCTAACCAAGACGATTTACCAGGTGAAACGGCGTTTGCAATTTCGTTTGACCGTCAATCCTATGGAGTCCAACGGTCTGTCGTAAAAACACAAAGGAATTATGTCCGTTGTGTGAGACAAGGTCCTTAA
- the omp85 gene encoding Omp85 family outer membrane protein → MYNSILRSFILLLFFSMVSSVFAQERAPRTDLPFEISEKKRLSERDFKNKKEGGYFTGLPLINSDPNVGIGYGARVLYFYNGNRTSPMFEYTPYRVRIFAQYFNTTKSAPYHQLSLDAPYIFDTKWRLRADAVYERNPNSLYFGIGEGTLQPLSYLERNDPNGRIRRNAPFADYEDNLSYRRPGDAGVGESPIVSDNKYNRYDIENPNFSTSGEYSFFGGTLRTVTGVRLSKQIIRRFDGTNNNAYLGPADGILGLLDIDRTITTPQGETKLTRDAKDGKVLGINGGYTNTIRAGIVYDTRDFEPDPNRGLFLEYTHERSTKAIGSNYEFNKNLVSGRVFLSPVTWFTNKPPELLEKFVLAARGAMIQTNGDAPFYEYRNMWGTEVNQSGLGGRTTIRGYKQDRFVGQTMAYANFEIRWKFAEAEFGGQHFDFQLVPFYDVGRVWDRTQDANLKNYKHSRGIGLRIPWNQATVIYFDHAISNEDRQTFINFNHIF, encoded by the coding sequence ATGTACAATTCTATTTTGAGAAGTTTTATACTTCTGTTATTTTTTTCCATGGTATCGAGTGTTTTTGCACAGGAGAGAGCACCGCGAACCGACCTTCCGTTCGAAATCTCTGAAAAGAAGAGATTGAGTGAGCGTGATTTTAAGAATAAAAAAGAAGGGGGTTACTTCACTGGACTCCCTCTCATCAACTCCGATCCGAACGTAGGGATTGGGTACGGTGCTCGTGTTTTGTATTTTTACAATGGGAATCGAACTTCTCCCATGTTTGAATACACACCTTACCGTGTGAGGATTTTTGCTCAGTATTTTAATACGACAAAAAGTGCTCCTTACCACCAGTTAAGTTTAGATGCACCCTATATATTTGACACCAAATGGCGGTTACGTGCGGATGCAGTATATGAAAGAAATCCAAACTCCTTATATTTTGGCATTGGGGAAGGTACACTCCAACCTCTTTCGTACTTAGAAAGAAACGATCCAAATGGAAGGATCCGTAGGAATGCGCCTTTTGCTGATTACGAGGATAATCTAAGTTATAGAAGACCAGGGGATGCTGGAGTTGGTGAATCTCCAATTGTCAGCGATAATAAATACAACCGATATGACATTGAGAATCCTAACTTTAGTACATCAGGAGAATACTCGTTCTTTGGTGGAACACTTAGAACAGTAACAGGCGTTCGTTTATCAAAACAAATCATCCGAAGATTTGATGGTACAAATAACAATGCATACCTCGGACCTGCTGATGGAATCCTCGGACTATTAGACATCGATCGTACCATCACAACTCCGCAAGGGGAAACAAAACTAACACGCGATGCTAAAGATGGAAAAGTATTGGGTATAAACGGTGGTTATACTAATACCATTCGTGCCGGTATTGTTTATGACACACGAGATTTTGAACCAGATCCAAACAGAGGTTTGTTTTTAGAATACACTCACGAACGTTCCACAAAAGCAATTGGCTCGAATTACGAGTTTAACAAAAACTTAGTTTCCGGTCGTGTTTTCTTAAGCCCAGTTACTTGGTTTACGAATAAACCTCCTGAACTTCTAGAGAAATTTGTATTAGCTGCACGTGGTGCAATGATCCAAACAAACGGAGACGCACCATTTTACGAATACCGTAACATGTGGGGAACGGAAGTCAACCAATCAGGTCTTGGTGGTAGAACAACTATCCGTGGTTACAAACAAGATCGTTTTGTTGGCCAAACAATGGCATATGCAAACTTTGAGATCAGATGGAAATTTGCTGAAGCTGAATTTGGTGGGCAACACTTTGATTTCCAGTTGGTTCCGTTTTATGACGTAGGGCGAGTTTGGGATCGAACTCAAGATGCCAACTTAAAGAACTACAAACACTCAAGAGGTATTGGTTTAAGAATTCCTTGGAACCAAGCAACAGTTATCTACTTTGATCATGCGATTTCAAATGAAGATAGACAGACCTTTATTAACTTTAATCACATATTTTAG
- a CDS encoding acetyl-CoA carboxylase biotin carboxyl carrier protein subunit, with amino-acid sequence MDFLFETKSKPTSVHVSGNRIRVRLENQTYTIESDSLIEGIKPQDQNLVTVQMKDGSLLKFLKIRNEIFFHWKGESWNAKLAERSYEVSGQTSPEIKSPMPGKVVQISTAVGSEHGLGETLLILEAMKMENAIKAPYPCRVEEIRKQQGELVQQDEVLLILHRIEVEKT; translated from the coding sequence ATGGATTTTTTATTTGAAACTAAATCGAAACCAACATCGGTACATGTGAGTGGCAATCGCATTCGTGTACGTTTGGAAAACCAAACCTATACCATTGAATCCGATTCTCTGATAGAAGGTATCAAACCCCAGGACCAAAATTTAGTCACTGTACAGATGAAAGACGGTTCCTTACTTAAATTTCTCAAGATTCGAAATGAAATTTTTTTCCATTGGAAAGGGGAATCTTGGAATGCAAAATTAGCAGAACGTTCTTATGAAGTTTCTGGCCAAACTTCCCCTGAGATCAAAAGCCCGATGCCAGGAAAAGTAGTGCAAATCTCTACTGCAGTGGGAAGCGAACACGGTTTAGGGGAAACGCTGTTAATTTTGGAAGCCATGAAAATGGAAAATGCCATCAAAGCTCCTTACCCTTGTCGAGTGGAAGAAATCCGGAAACAACAAGGGGAACTTGTCCAACAAGATGAGGTACTACTAATTTTACACAGAATCGAAGTGGAAAAAACATAA
- a CDS encoding acetyl-CoA carboxylase biotin carboxylase subunit, with protein sequence MKPIQKILIANRGEIAVRVIRTAKKIGIKTVAVYSDPDSQSLFVLSADEAYPLGGTDARSSYLNVDKVIEACLATGADAVHPGYGFLSENTDFAKKLEQHGIRFIGPKPHSIEAMGDKIGSRILVAKSGVPVVPGYEGQSQEMSVFKKEADKIGYPVMAKASAGGGGKGMRRINSPEELESGILSAKREAMSAFGDDRILLEKYIVNPRHVEFQIFGDTQGNIIHLHERDCSLQRRHQKVVEETPAPNFPSSLKSKMAEAAVMAGKAVQYEGAGTVEFILGESGEFYFLEMNTRLQVEHPVTEMTTGLDLVEWQIRVCQGEPLPILQTPPQKGHAVEVRIYAEDPKEGFLPSIGKIHHLSFPTREDLRIDSGVVTGSEITMYYDPMIAKLIVWGEDRETAIQRLIECLSETIVFGPKTNLQFLQKLVSTKEFFQGKVSTHYIADHEVELLKENTKEELKFALAGLFFSSKQNVDPWNA encoded by the coding sequence ATGAAGCCGATCCAAAAAATACTCATCGCCAATCGTGGTGAAATTGCTGTACGAGTCATACGCACTGCAAAAAAAATTGGGATCAAAACAGTTGCTGTTTATTCTGATCCCGATTCTCAAAGTTTGTTCGTTTTAAGCGCCGACGAAGCCTACCCTTTAGGCGGAACAGATGCGCGTTCTTCTTACTTAAATGTGGACAAAGTGATCGAAGCTTGTTTGGCAACTGGTGCCGATGCAGTCCATCCTGGTTATGGATTTTTATCCGAAAATACAGACTTTGCTAAAAAATTAGAACAACACGGAATTCGATTCATCGGACCTAAACCCCACTCGATTGAAGCCATGGGTGACAAGATCGGCTCACGCATATTAGTTGCTAAAAGTGGAGTTCCAGTTGTGCCAGGTTATGAAGGTCAATCCCAAGAGATGTCTGTTTTCAAAAAGGAAGCTGATAAAATTGGATACCCTGTCATGGCAAAGGCGAGTGCTGGTGGTGGTGGAAAGGGTATGCGACGTATCAATTCACCAGAAGAGTTAGAATCAGGCATTTTATCTGCGAAACGAGAAGCGATGTCAGCTTTTGGTGATGATCGTATCTTATTAGAAAAATACATTGTGAATCCAAGGCATGTTGAGTTCCAAATTTTTGGTGATACCCAAGGCAACATCATCCACCTTCACGAAAGGGATTGTTCCTTACAAAGAAGGCACCAAAAGGTTGTCGAAGAAACACCAGCTCCCAATTTTCCATCCTCTTTAAAATCTAAAATGGCAGAGGCAGCTGTCATGGCAGGCAAAGCTGTTCAATATGAAGGTGCAGGCACCGTAGAATTCATATTAGGTGAGAGTGGTGAGTTTTATTTTTTAGAAATGAACACTCGTTTACAAGTGGAACACCCTGTCACAGAAATGACAACGGGACTTGATTTAGTAGAATGGCAAATTCGAGTATGCCAAGGAGAACCACTTCCGATTCTCCAAACACCTCCCCAAAAAGGACATGCGGTCGAAGTGCGAATTTACGCAGAAGACCCCAAAGAAGGTTTTTTACCTTCAATCGGAAAAATCCATCATTTGTCCTTTCCTACAAGAGAAGACTTAAGGATCGATTCAGGAGTGGTAACGGGATCAGAAATCACAATGTATTATGACCCCATGATCGCAAAACTAATTGTCTGGGGAGAAGATCGTGAAACAGCCATTCAGCGATTAATTGAATGTTTATCTGAGACGATTGTATTTGGCCCCAAAACGAATTTGCAGTTTTTGCAAAAATTAGTATCAACAAAAGAATTTTTCCAAGGAAAGGTTTCCACTCATTACATCGCAGACCATGAAGTGGAACTCTTAAAAGAGAATACAAAAGAAGAACTCAAATTTGCGTTAGCGGGTCTTTTTTTCTCATCAAAACAGAACGTAGATCCTTGGAACGCATAA
- a CDS encoding LTA synthase family protein codes for MLKLFLKPRFSDRIFLTYVGFGFLTLFFHRILFFYVYSYRLEKFDYLLIFKAFLIGFRFDLVTVSILLVGFYILSIWDFASKFKFYKNLWLVTPLILYPFGVLHLFADLLYFENANKHIGYEAIVFLGDLDVLVSSAFSEAPFKIFSFLFFIGAYVYGIRFWFLKKKIGTLGNESEPKGYSIAKVVFWLLFFFLGLRGGPQESPLRASEAIISDDALINQIALNGIYTTINDFKSQSIPKHLKMSDAEMLSIVKEEVQFEGSEFVNDPNFPLLRKLNEIPGKKPTNVVLVIQESWTGKFVWPMSDGIFLGKEVTPYYNQLAKKGHSFKRFYANGGRTSNALLSVLTSIPDRPGLTAIRTPQILSNFSALGNIFSELGYETSFITGDDLKFDSLVTILPHFGFKTLIGKEDFRKEGYKIGAWGYDDEHLYTKALETMDEYEKRNQPFVMTILTMTTHYPYKVPDKKYEIFDTNVTDYDYLNTYHYSDAALAIFMKEMQKRKYFEDTLFVFVGDHTHHRYLSYFEDRMVPFLIYAPKYIKPKLDERISSQLDVLPTILGAIGKKTYFAGFGKNLLAPNVKSGSTYFAYGSACGWIDEEKILYQSVDGDTQFIFQMVPPYAEDPICNPNRTNCTAQTLKAKAFFNLSLELMNRNSIYPLEGSLRYSRK; via the coding sequence ATGCTGAAGTTGTTTTTGAAACCTAGATTTTCAGACCGTATTTTTTTAACATATGTAGGCTTTGGATTTTTAACTCTTTTCTTTCATCGAATTCTATTTTTTTATGTATATTCCTACCGTTTAGAAAAATTCGATTATCTCTTAATTTTCAAAGCATTTCTCATCGGGTTTCGATTCGATCTTGTGACAGTCTCTATCTTGTTAGTTGGATTTTACATTTTATCGATTTGGGATTTTGCATCAAAATTTAAATTTTACAAAAATCTGTGGCTCGTAACACCACTCATCCTTTACCCATTTGGAGTATTACATCTTTTTGCTGATTTATTATATTTTGAAAATGCAAACAAACACATTGGTTATGAAGCCATCGTATTTTTGGGAGATTTAGATGTATTAGTTTCCTCTGCCTTTTCAGAGGCTCCTTTCAAAATTTTCTCATTTTTATTTTTCATAGGTGCTTATGTATATGGAATACGTTTTTGGTTTCTAAAAAAGAAGATAGGTACCCTAGGAAATGAATCTGAACCTAAGGGTTACTCAATTGCAAAGGTAGTTTTCTGGCTTTTATTCTTCTTTCTTGGTTTACGTGGTGGACCACAAGAATCACCTCTCCGGGCAAGTGAAGCAATCATTTCTGACGATGCCCTCATCAATCAGATTGCATTAAATGGAATTTATACCACCATCAATGATTTTAAAAGCCAATCCATTCCTAAACATCTCAAAATGAGTGATGCAGAAATGCTTTCGATCGTAAAAGAGGAAGTTCAGTTTGAAGGTTCTGAGTTTGTGAATGATCCAAACTTTCCCTTATTAAGAAAACTAAATGAAATTCCTGGGAAAAAACCAACCAATGTAGTGCTTGTGATCCAAGAATCATGGACAGGAAAATTTGTTTGGCCAATGTCGGATGGTATTTTTTTAGGAAAGGAAGTCACACCGTATTACAATCAATTGGCGAAAAAAGGTCACAGTTTTAAACGTTTTTATGCCAATGGGGGAAGGACAAGTAATGCATTATTATCTGTATTAACAAGTATCCCAGACAGACCAGGACTGACAGCAATTCGAACACCACAAATCCTAAGTAACTTTTCTGCCTTAGGGAATATTTTCTCAGAGTTAGGATACGAAACTAGTTTTATCACAGGTGATGATTTGAAGTTTGATAGTTTGGTAACCATTTTACCCCATTTTGGTTTTAAAACTTTAATCGGCAAAGAAGACTTTCGTAAAGAAGGATATAAAATTGGTGCATGGGGGTATGATGATGAACATCTTTATACCAAAGCACTGGAAACAATGGATGAATATGAAAAAAGGAATCAACCTTTTGTGATGACGATCCTTACCATGACAACCCATTATCCTTATAAAGTACCAGACAAAAAATATGAAATTTTTGATACGAATGTTACAGACTATGATTATCTAAATACCTATCATTATTCTGATGCTGCCTTAGCAATTTTTATGAAGGAAATGCAGAAACGAAAATACTTTGAGGATACCTTATTCGTATTTGTTGGCGACCATACCCACCATCGGTATTTATCTTATTTTGAGGATCGGATGGTTCCATTTTTAATATATGCACCAAAATACATTAAACCAAAGTTAGATGAAAGGATTTCTTCCCAATTAGATGTATTACCTACAATTTTAGGTGCCATTGGTAAAAAAACGTATTTTGCAGGATTTGGTAAAAATTTACTCGCACCTAATGTAAAATCAGGTAGTACATACTTTGCTTATGGAAGCGCTTGTGGTTGGATCGATGAAGAAAAGATCCTTTACCAAAGTGTTGATGGAGACACACAATTTATATTTCAAATGGTGCCTCCATATGCAGAGGATCCAATCTGTAACCCAAACCGAACAAATTGTACGGCACAAACATTAAAAGCAAAAGCCTTCTTTAATTTGTCATTGGAGTTAATGAATCGGAATTCAATTTATCCATTGGAAGGCAGTCTACGGTACTCCAGGAAATGA
- a CDS encoding dual specificity protein phosphatase family protein, with product MNSESAILFTQCLQNDFTSLLDKYDPLPNSLHVGYAEANRLLGEMVEDGPVFSLMDWAYESNPKQLKIIHIRDWHDPNAKSQEDHLVQFGYHCLKDTKGAEFVFQNWIESDPNRAEIINASGLNDFVDTNLESVLQPYKGKPLKVGITGVWTEAKVTFLCYDLKTRYPEFDIAVCSALTASSSLSMHFIALDQLKQILGVKVYSSIGAFTEFLTGEQPNLQKRISTNARISSDKLKLDPKYPISDLDKQILLYLFRDCKDVEFKTLDGGFSGNVVLKSKSIDHLGHAQVPCVVKIGNRDLIAKERTSFERIQEVLGNNAPSIVDFCELNDRGAIKYRYAAMLDGNVRTFQKLYGLMPDGTGLDRIIDIVFGEQLGRLFEATSAEKLNLLEYYDFQSKYAKSVRTRVESLLGGPQTADTISIFPGYEVLNPCSFYEKDLSSLKEYNAITHNTSYVHGDLNGANIIIDAQDNVWMIDFFHTHRGHILRDLLKLENDVLYIFCKIESESEWKEAIVLTNILHNQEDLGIPLSFDPPKELSNEKLRKAYRVIAKLRSYYPKLVKLDRDPYQMHVGALRYAMHTLSFDECNDWQKKWALYVGGQLIHKIKSYIQKSKVLRIDYLSPIKNQNETITKIGLTILPGRKDRGRVLLDDLQTIKEEGITQVLSLITEQEYNQYGVNELKTEIPKFGIEQKQISILDQKVPSMEQMKDIVNWMDRILSQDQKVLIHCVGGLGRSGTVASAYLIWKYKMDSESAIQKVRESRSERAVESHEQIRFLKEWEKFYKD from the coding sequence ATGAATTCAGAATCGGCAATATTATTTACCCAATGTTTACAAAATGATTTTACTTCTCTTTTGGATAAATATGATCCACTTCCCAATTCATTACACGTTGGGTATGCTGAAGCCAATCGTTTATTAGGTGAAATGGTGGAAGACGGTCCTGTTTTTTCCCTTATGGACTGGGCATATGAATCAAATCCAAAACAACTAAAGATAATCCATATACGTGATTGGCATGATCCAAATGCAAAATCACAAGAAGACCATTTAGTCCAGTTTGGTTACCATTGTCTAAAGGATACAAAAGGAGCCGAATTTGTATTTCAAAATTGGATCGAATCTGATCCCAATCGTGCAGAAATTATCAATGCTTCTGGCTTAAATGACTTTGTAGATACGAATTTAGAATCTGTTTTACAACCATACAAAGGGAAACCTTTAAAAGTGGGTATCACAGGTGTTTGGACAGAAGCAAAAGTAACCTTTTTATGTTATGACTTAAAAACAAGATACCCAGAATTTGATATTGCTGTTTGTTCTGCACTTACTGCTAGTTCCTCTTTATCAATGCATTTTATCGCGTTAGACCAACTCAAACAAATCTTAGGTGTGAAAGTGTATTCTTCCATTGGTGCGTTTACTGAATTTTTAACAGGAGAACAACCAAATTTACAAAAACGTATTTCAACCAATGCAAGAATCTCAAGTGATAAACTAAAATTGGATCCTAAATATCCAATTTCGGATTTAGACAAACAAATCCTTCTCTACCTATTCCGTGATTGTAAAGATGTTGAATTCAAAACTTTGGATGGAGGATTTTCAGGCAATGTAGTTTTAAAATCCAAATCCATAGACCACTTAGGACATGCTCAAGTACCTTGTGTAGTCAAAATTGGAAACCGTGATTTGATTGCAAAAGAAAGAACTTCCTTTGAAAGGATCCAAGAAGTTTTAGGAAACAATGCTCCTTCAATAGTTGATTTTTGTGAATTAAATGATCGTGGAGCAATCAAATACCGATATGCTGCCATGTTAGATGGGAATGTAAGGACATTCCAAAAACTTTATGGATTAATGCCTGATGGCACTGGTCTGGATCGAATCATTGATATTGTCTTTGGTGAACAACTTGGCCGATTGTTTGAAGCAACTTCCGCAGAAAAACTAAATTTGCTCGAATATTATGATTTCCAATCTAAGTATGCAAAATCTGTACGAACTAGAGTTGAATCTTTATTAGGTGGTCCACAGACAGCAGATACAATATCCATATTCCCAGGGTATGAGGTTTTAAATCCTTGTTCCTTTTATGAAAAAGACCTTTCTTCTCTTAAAGAATACAATGCGATCACACACAATACTTCCTATGTCCATGGTGACCTAAATGGAGCAAACATCATCATCGATGCCCAAGACAATGTTTGGATGATTGATTTTTTTCACACCCACAGAGGGCATATTCTCAGAGATTTGCTAAAATTAGAAAACGATGTATTGTATATTTTTTGTAAAATCGAATCTGAATCTGAATGGAAGGAAGCGATTGTTCTCACAAATATTTTACATAACCAAGAAGATTTAGGAATCCCACTTTCCTTTGATCCTCCCAAAGAACTTTCCAATGAAAAACTTCGAAAAGCTTATCGAGTGATCGCCAAACTCAGATCTTATTATCCAAAACTTGTCAAACTAGACAGAGATCCATACCAAATGCATGTAGGTGCATTACGATATGCGATGCACACTCTCTCCTTCGATGAATGTAATGATTGGCAAAAAAAATGGGCTTTGTATGTGGGCGGACAACTCATTCATAAAATAAAATCGTACATCCAAAAATCAAAGGTATTACGCATTGATTATTTATCACCAATCAAGAATCAAAATGAAACCATTACTAAAATTGGTCTTACCATTTTACCAGGAAGAAAAGACCGCGGAAGAGTGTTGTTAGATGATTTACAAACCATAAAAGAAGAAGGTATCACACAAGTTCTCAGTCTCATTACAGAACAAGAATACAATCAATACGGAGTGAATGAACTAAAAACTGAAATTCCCAAATTCGGAATCGAACAAAAACAAATTTCAATCTTAGACCAAAAGGTTCCTAGTATGGAACAGATGAAAGATATTGTGAATTGGATGGATAGGATCCTTTCCCAAGATCAAAAAGTGTTAATCCATTGTGTTGGTGGTCTTGGGCGTTCTGGAACCGTTGCAAGTGCTTATTTAATCTGGAAATATAAAATGGATTCTGAATCTGCGATTCAAAAGGTGAGAGAATCGAGAAGTGAACGTGCAGTAGAATCACACGAACAAATCCGATTCCTAAAAGAGTGGGAAAAATTTTACAAGGATTAA